A genomic region of Terriglobales bacterium contains the following coding sequences:
- a CDS encoding alcohol dehydrogenase catalytic domain-containing protein gives MNAVVFRGVGDIRLENVPEPEIQKPNDAIVRLTASAICGTDLHMVRGTMAGMKPGTILGHEGVGIVEEVGSAVRNFKPGDRVVIPSTIACGNCSYCRQGYYSQCDKANPNGPDAGTAFFGGPQSTGPFDGLQAEYARVPFANVGLVKIPEGVSDDQAILISDIVPTAWMAAELAEICSGNTVAVFGCGPVGQFVI, from the coding sequence ATGAACGCAGTGGTATTCCGTGGAGTCGGCGATATCCGGCTCGAAAACGTCCCTGAGCCCGAAATTCAGAAACCTAATGATGCGATCGTCCGCCTCACCGCGAGTGCCATTTGCGGAACCGACCTTCACATGGTCCGCGGCACCATGGCCGGCATGAAGCCTGGAACCATTTTGGGACACGAAGGCGTTGGTATCGTAGAGGAAGTCGGCAGCGCCGTTCGCAACTTCAAGCCGGGAGACCGCGTCGTGATTCCTTCGACCATCGCTTGCGGCAACTGCTCATACTGCCGCCAGGGCTATTACTCTCAGTGCGATAAAGCCAATCCCAATGGACCCGACGCTGGAACCGCCTTCTTCGGTGGACCGCAATCGACGGGACCATTCGACGGACTGCAAGCCGAGTACGCACGTGTTCCGTTTGCAAACGTCGGACTCGTAAAGATCCCGGAAGGAGTCTCCGACGATCAGGCAATCCTCATCTCTGACATTGTGCCCACTGCCTGGATGGCTGCAGAGTTAGCTGAGATCTGCTCCGGCAATACCGTGGCTGTGTTTGGATGCGGCCCCGTCGGACAGTTCGTGATT